One Myotis daubentonii chromosome 3, mMyoDau2.1, whole genome shotgun sequence genomic window carries:
- the LOC132230083 gene encoding dynein light chain Tctex-type 1-like, giving the protein MEDYQSAEKTTFVVDEVSNIVKEAIESAIRGNAYQHSKVNQWTTNVIETTLSQLTKLGKPFKYIVTCVIMQKNGAGLHTASSCFWDSSTDGSCTVRWENKTMYCIVSAFGLSI; this is encoded by the coding sequence ATGGAAGACTACCAGAGTGCAGAAAAGACCACTTTTGTTGTTGACGAAGTGAGCAACATTGTGAAAGAGGCTATAGAAAGTGCCATCCGTGGCAATGCCTATCAGCACAGCAAAGTCAATCAGTGGACCACAAATGTCATAGAAACAACTTTAAGCCAACTCACCAAGCTGGGAAAACCATTCAAATACATTGTGACCTGTGTAATTATGCAGAAGAACGGAGCAGGACTACACACGGCGAGTTCTTGCTTCTGGGACAGCTCTACTGATGGGAGCTGCACCGTGCGATGGGAGAACAAGACCATGTACTGCATCGTCAGCGCCTTCGGACTGTCCATCTGA